The Theileria annulata chromosome 2, complete sequence, *** SEQUENCING IN PROGRESS *** genomic sequence GTGGGCAATATAAAGGACTCTGGGTCGTATCTGAAAATACAATCCTGGCCAGTGGCCAGTTGCTCAAGTTGGTAGGTCCTATTAAACATCTTTCAACATTctaaaaattgttaataCCACAATAGTTCTACTAAAATGTGATAATACTTTACACATAGAAACTATATCATTACCTGTAACTGTTCTGATTTATTTGAtctaattttagttaaaattaattctgGTTGTGATCGaaaactaaatttatttgaaaggatttgttattttacaGTAAATGGGTATTTAAAGGTACATTTTAAGAAAACTAGATgacaaatttttaaaaatcaGATGTAAAGTATATAGATTATAATATcgaaataattattaaaacatAACATCTATGATGAACACAATTAGAAGCAAAAAGCCACACGGAATCAAAAAGGCTAAATACaaaattcataaaaatattaacaaaatatataaaacaGAAGTTATGAGATTTTAACagtatttaaaatattctgaATCTTCATTTTTGGTGGATAGATTCTTATGTACCCATAATTATACctattattaaaatcacCTATACTATAACtgtaaaatagtaaaatatttacaattgtattataatttacataatcatgtattaattaataaaattataagtTTATCGCATgagttttaaaataaattgtgTAAAGTGATATTtttctgtaatatatagAATGCTTCTGGTTTGTGGAGGTTACGAAGGCGTTTTGCTCGGCTTAGATTATGATCGTGAAAAACTTGAAACTTTGAAAATTCCAGAGAATCCTTCCTCAGATGGTCCCTCTTATAAGAATGAAATTGACGGCCAAAACGCACCTTTTACACAACTTTTTAGAGTTTCGTGTTCACAAGTACATACTTTATAGAAATTTTGAATTATAGGGTTCCATAAAGTGTATGGATTTGAATAGCAATGTCCTGGTTTGCGGCGGTTCAGATGAAACAGTACAGTATCCACCCATTTAactttaaatatattaggccaaatttaacattatcTGTTTAAATTTCCAAATACCTCACTAATGTGTTATTCAGagtgtataatattgaaaagATGAGTAAGCATGGAGAAATAATGCTCCCAGAAGGTTATATCACGTCGGTGGCAGTTTTCGGAGGAGTAAATAAGGGCTCAGTTTTAGTAGGCAATGAATACGGCGAgatttcattatttttaacaagAGACTTGAGCTTTCAAAAGTCCTTTAAAGGCCATAAAAAGGAGATTTCAGGCATCTCATTTCACTCTGAAGGGAAAGCCTTTATCTCAGTTAGCCTTGACTGTTACCTAAGGCTTTGGGACCTAAACTCCAAAACATGTGTTTTCTACACCCAACTCAACTTTCCGCCAATAAATGTTAGATGGTCAAATGGttctaaatatattttatcatcGGAAAATCAGGTATTAACATAATAGTTATAAACATATCCAGTTCATAACTAATGTGTTAGGTATTGGTGTGTAGTGGTGAAGATGATACATTTAAAACAGTTAAATCACCCACAAATGATAAAGgtattttgaaaattaattataccTTAACAATTCAATTATAGTAACATGTTGTTCTTGGTACGGAGATTCTGCTGTGGTTATTGGATTCAAATCAGGAGTGATATCCGTCCATAGTGTCGACACCCATGATGATTCTGATAAAGGTATGATATATTTGAATATGACTAAATAAGGAACAGTTTTAGCGAGTTGCAAAGTGCACAATAAGAGGGTGAAGTCCGTAGTGGCCAAgaatgtaattttaatgattttattagtatttaGGGTTATATTTTCAGTGGAGACTCAGAGGGAACTGTTTTATgctgtaaaattttagatgAAAAATTACATCCAATCCTGTATTAAATTACCATTAAACACTAAATTGAATAGTTAAATGGATTAATTTAGGAAACATGATATTGGATTTAGACTTAATGTACTTGTTTCATAAAAATGCCTGATAAACTCAGCCTGGATGATGATATACTACTGACTAGTAGCATCGGCGAAAGTGCTCAATCTTGCCACTAAAAGAAATCTTTGTTCCTACACCAACCGTTTGAACAGTAAAACTTTTAGACAATCACACACGCGCTTCGGCGAAAATCAAATTTGTTCCGAGATGGATTCCCATCTTTTTTTCGAATTTGGACAGTAATCGGCAAGATTGTAACTAGGATGATTCTTCTTTAGTAATCTGACAGGCCAATCATTTAGCCACAACATTgctaatataatatacacCGTTATACATAGATAAGTTACCCTAATATATAGCTACATGTATACTAATATGAAATTGTAATCTGGATAAAGAGTaaagtaaaaattaaagattaAAGTACAGGTAGTTAAGTGTGTGTGTTATTGGTTAAACAAGCTTTGTTGTTATCCATTGAAACGAGAGGGTAGGGGATTGGATTATGGACTGAGTGGTAAAACTGGTTCTTTATAGCAGGAATTGCACCAAATGGCATAGTTTGTGGCAAAATGCTCAAAGAATTGATGccatttaaattataaaccATAATGTTGCCGTTATGGCAACTATAATTGTTGAGGTTTGGTGGCATTTTAGCACTGTAGACGCTATTGTCAAAGGGAATTTTGAGGAAATTTTTGTTAACAGAGTCGAGCTGAGGATTGAAATAAGGAGCAGAAACATTGTAAGGAGTTTGAGATGAGTGATTTTCTGGAACGAGAATACGGCCACATGAGCTCAGAACCTTTGAGATGTGGTTCCTCTCGGTAATTTCAAACGCCGTCATCTCAGCCCTATGCTTAGCCTCGTAGAAACCGTACTTGTTGATGCCAAATGTCTTCTGAGTGCGCTTGGAGTTGTTAAATGGGTCCTTGCAAATTGTGCGCCATTCCATCTTCTTGAAGTGGTAGTAAACTCCGGACACATCACTGAAGTAGTGTTCTTCTGGTATGTTTTTGATGAGATTGGCTTCCTTCGGTACAATTTTTTTGCCTTTTCTTCGGTAATTCTTGGATGTTGATTTACCCCTTTTAGCCTTCACAGTGGGTGGCTCACTCTCAGAATTTGTCTCCGTTTTTATTGAGGAATCTGGGCTGGTTTCCTGTGTATTTGTCGAATTTAATACCattttgttaaaaaataactGCACATTCAACGATTCTTGGACCAAAACTTAAAATTTCTCGATGCGACTACGCAACGAAATGTCCAAATATTTAGACGATTAGGTTAGAGTTTTTATAAATCTCTGATTCAAATAAAAGataattattctaaattttagagaaatagataatttaaaagaatcTAGTTGATTTTGTTCATGATTGGTCACACACTAGTGTGAGCCAAAAGGTTAAAAATAGTGTAAAAAGtaatataaacaatttaaaaattaaagtttaaaattgttattttacaaaagTGATATTTTCCACTTTGAACttcatttacacattttagaCGATTTTGCGGGGTGTGTACTGATAAAACTGTTATTACAAATAAAGCTCGATTGAACTCagaaattttatatttgttaaatatttgttaaatttgtCTGTAGAGATTGGATTCcataaattttatgttGCTTTTCAGAATGTTATTTTCTAGCGATGTGTATTGAGAATCCTCAGATTTGTCTGGGTACTTAAGATCCTCTTCGTCGGAATTTTCACCAAttttattgtataaatCATCTGAATTGAAGTCTGGGTTCTCATCTTTGTAATCTTCCTCTGATGATCCAGAG encodes the following:
- a CDS encoding hypothetical protein with WD40 domain, putative (Contains possible signal sequence), with amino-acid sequence MLLVCGGYEGVLLGLDYDREKLETLKIPENPSSDGPSYKNEIDGQNAPFTQLFRVSCSQGSIKCMDLNSNVLVCGGSDETVQVYNIEKMSKHGEIMLPEGYITSVAVFGGVNKGSVLVGNEYGEISLFLTRDLSFQKSFKGHKKEISGISFHSEGKAFISVSLDCYLRLWDLNSKTCVFYTQLNFPPINVRWSNGSKYILSSENQVLVCSGEDDTFKTVKSPTNDKVTCCSWYGDSAVVIGFKSGVISVHSVDTHDDSDKVLASCKVHNKRVKSVVAKNGYIFSGDSEGTVLCCKILDEKLHPILKHDIGFRLNVLVS